One genomic segment of Peribacillus muralis includes these proteins:
- a CDS encoding DUF6584 family protein, with protein sequence MEKIPVKTIKKIEEDIEKNDLGKARERLHGLISTYPNELELRRMLGDIYFKLKYPSMAGRYWYLEKHKTSQMVQACILFEKSMGNDAFRISRALKFKGDRDILIRLELDQVISPIHNKVKENLMKQPDDELKDKLVIFGCFSIIILTFLFALLGVYSLLNWIF encoded by the coding sequence ATAGAAAAGATACCTGTTAAAACGATTAAGAAGATAGAAGAGGACATAGAAAAAAATGATTTAGGAAAAGCAAGGGAGAGACTACACGGGTTAATTTCAACCTATCCTAATGAGTTAGAACTTCGCAGAATGCTGGGGGATATCTATTTTAAATTAAAATATCCTTCAATGGCAGGTCGGTACTGGTATTTAGAAAAGCATAAAACATCACAAATGGTACAAGCCTGTATTCTGTTCGAAAAGTCTATGGGGAACGATGCTTTCAGAATATCACGAGCTCTAAAATTCAAAGGTGATAGAGACATTTTAATAAGACTTGAATTGGATCAGGTAATTTCACCTATACATAATAAAGTGAAAGAAAATTTGATGAAACAACCTGACGATGAATTGAAAGATAAGTTAGTTATTTTTGGGTGTTTTTCAATAATAATATTAACATTTCTCTTTGCATTATTGGGAGTTTACTCTCTTTTAAACTGGATTTTTTGA
- a CDS encoding DinB family protein, giving the protein MNQRPSEEEYAGDFGEYIRLVPDGNIIDILLAQEKQMTELLGSLTDSQGAYRYAEGKWTLKEVVGHIADGERVMTYRLLRFARGDQTPLSGFDQELFMPPFGSWTTALLAEDYRAVRQSTITLLRGLPAEAWSRKGTANNSSITARALAYGIAGHEIHHMEVIRNRYLS; this is encoded by the coding sequence ATGAATCAAAGACCGTCAGAAGAAGAATATGCCGGGGACTTCGGAGAGTATATCCGTTTGGTGCCGGATGGCAACATCATCGACATTCTGCTCGCCCAGGAAAAGCAAATGACCGAGTTGCTGGGATCGTTGACCGATAGCCAAGGCGCTTATCGGTATGCGGAAGGAAAATGGACGCTGAAAGAAGTCGTGGGCCACATCGCGGACGGAGAACGCGTCATGACCTACCGACTGCTCCGGTTCGCAAGAGGGGACCAAACGCCTCTGTCCGGATTCGACCAGGAATTGTTCATGCCTCCTTTCGGGAGCTGGACAACCGCGCTATTGGCCGAAGACTACCGGGCCGTACGGCAATCCACGATCACACTGCTGCGCGGGTTGCCGGCGGAGGCGTGGTCCCGCAAAGGGACAGCCAACAACTCAAGCATTACGGCGCGTGCCCTCGCTTACGGCATCGCAGGACACGAGATTCATCACATGGAGGTCATCCGAAATCGGTATTTGAGTTAG
- a CDS encoding putative protein N(5)-glutamine methyltransferase produces MGKQINFHSDDEIEKCIITRLRNAGCVFAEDETKLLISEARTPDSLAVMVDRRVAGFPLEHIIGWADFCGIRIDVEPGVFVPRRRTEFLVQQAADLAFPGAIVVDLCCGTGAVGTALTVFLGWLELYAVDIDQASVQCARRNVTSVGGNVYEGDLYQPLPTKLRGRVDILVANAPYVPTEAIKLLPQEARKHEARVALDGGTDGLDVQRRVASEAPIWLAPGGHLLVETSQQQTKKTVEIFARNGLTPQVANCDELDATIVIGTRPFL; encoded by the coding sequence ATGGGGAAGCAGATTAATTTTCATTCGGACGACGAAATAGAAAAATGTATAATCACCAGGCTTCGGAACGCAGGTTGTGTTTTCGCAGAAGATGAGACCAAGTTGCTTATCTCGGAAGCAAGAACGCCAGACTCCCTCGCCGTCATGGTGGATCGACGTGTAGCAGGTTTTCCCCTCGAACATATAATTGGTTGGGCGGATTTCTGCGGTATTCGTATAGATGTGGAACCAGGAGTCTTCGTACCCCGTCGCCGCACCGAGTTTCTCGTCCAGCAGGCAGCTGACCTCGCCTTTCCAGGGGCCATCGTCGTTGATCTGTGCTGCGGCACGGGCGCGGTGGGAACTGCGCTGACCGTATTTCTGGGATGGCTAGAGTTGTATGCAGTTGACATCGATCAAGCTTCTGTGCAGTGTGCACGCCGCAACGTTACTTCCGTCGGTGGTAACGTGTACGAAGGGGACCTCTATCAGCCACTGCCAACAAAGCTGCGTGGCCGCGTTGATATCTTAGTCGCAAACGCACCTTACGTACCTACCGAGGCAATCAAGCTGTTGCCCCAAGAAGCACGAAAACATGAGGCACGGGTGGCGCTAGACGGGGGCACAGACGGGCTCGACGTCCAGCGACGGGTCGCTTCTGAGGCGCCAATCTGGCTGGCACCCGGCGGTCATTTACTGGTCGAGACCAGCCAGCAACAGACAAAGAAAACCGTCGAAATCTTTGCTCGAAACGGGCTAACTCCACAGGTGGCGAATTGCGATGAACTGGACGCTACGATCGTGATTGGAACCAGGCCTTTTCTCTAG